Below is a genomic region from candidate division WOR-3 bacterium.
CCTTGATAATTTCACCGTTCTATTATACATTTTTTTTCTACTTAATCAAGGGCGAGTTTAAAATCATTGTATTCCGGCCCGTTTATAATTTTATCTTGACTTATTGGGAATTATTTATATACTATAGTAAAAGGAGGTAAGATGCCAGAAATTGATAAGGACATTGAGGAAGGAAAGATTTGGGCGTTTATCGGCTACTGGGGCATTCTTTTTCTTGTTCCACTGCTTGGTAAAAAGGATAATAAATTTGCGGTTTTCCACGGAAAACAGGGAATGGTTTTGTGCATCGGCGCCATTGCGGTTCTTATCGTCTTCACTATTTTGAGTCTCATTCCTTATGTCGGAATCTTGTTTATGATTATCGAATGGTTGGTGCTTCTTGCCATCGGTGTTTTAGGTATCATCGGTATGATAAAATCTCTCACCGGTGACTACTGGAAGATGCCGATCTTCGGAGATATCGCCGAAAAGATAAATATTTAGTAAAGGAAAGAGCGAACCATCGGGCCGATGCGCTGATTGATAGTAAGCTGAGGCATTAAAGATATTTATTTAAAATGGCTGGCGGTCTGTTACGCCAGCATTTTAAATTTTATTTTACGATCTTTGTGCCGGCTTCTCCGGTGATCGCCTGTTTCGCCCTGTCCAGCGAGGTGATGATTACTTCTCTGCCTCCGTTTTCCAGAAAATTTATCGCTGCTTCGATCTTGGGCTGCATGCTGCCCGGTGCAAAATGGCCTTCAGCCAGATATTTTTTCACCTCTGCAATGGAGATGTAGGATAGTTTTTTCTGGGAAGGTTTGTTGTAATTCAAGTATACATATTCAACATTGGTTAAAATCACGAGTGTTTGTGCCTTGATGTCCCGGGCGAGGACCGCTGATGCACGGTCTTTATCGATTACCGCATCAATACCTTCGTATGTGCCGTCGATTTCCACATAGACGGGGATGCCGCCGCCGCCTGCTGCAATAACGATTACACCCTGGTCGACAAGCTGCCGGATGATTCTTCTATTCACGATTCTTATGGGCTTTGGTGAAGGGACGACCCGACGATAACCACGGCCTGAATCCTCTTTTATTATCCAGTTGAAATTTATCGCCAGATTTTCAGCCTGTTTTCTGGTATAGAACGGACCGATGAATTTTGTAGGGGCTTTTATGGAGGGGTCATCGTGGTCGACAATGACCTGAGTGACGATTGTTACAACGTCACGTTTTATGTTAAGGAGATGGAGTCTGTTCTGCAGGCACTGTTCGATCATATAGCCCATTCCGCCTTCGGTGTCGGCGACGATGACGCCGAGAGGCAGACCCGGAATATCCTGTGCGGTTCTTTCCACACGTAAAAGGGCGTTGCCGACCTGGGGACCGTTGCCGTGCGTGATTGCAAGGTTATAACCTTCTTCAATGAGTTCCACGATGCCGGCGAGGCTCTTACGCGTGTTGGCGAATTGCTCGTGGATGTCTTCTTTACCTGTTGCGGCAATCGCGTTACCGCCTAAAGCAATGACCGCCTTTTTCATCTTTTATTATAAATATAAGGGTAAAAATGTCAAGTCGTGGTTTAAACTCTATGTTTGTAATATTCCAGGGAAACTTTTCCTCTATCGATTACGCCGTAGGAAAAGTGGTCGATCCAGTCACCGGTGTTCACGTAATATTTATTATGAGGAAATTTTTTAAAGACGGGGATATGGGAATGGCCGAGGAAGACGATATCACAATTTTGCAGTTGCGTCCGGGCGTAGTTTTCAAGCAAGCGGGCGGCATTCGGACTGCGGCGCTGCTTCCGTGAGAGATACGCGATGCCCTGGGCAAGGAAGACCCCGATGTCAGGATGCAGAAGAGTGTACAGTTTATGATTGATTCTGGAATTCAGGATATGTTCCCAGAGAACCGTCCATATCCTGCGGTCGAGCCGATGGCCATGGCAGAGAAAGACCTTTTTGCCATCAATATCGAGAAGCGCCGAATTTTTATGGATTATAAAACCGAAATTTTTGAAGAAATTACCGATCGTCACTTCATGATTTCCCAGTATGTAGTGGACCGGCTTTTTATTTTGGATCAAATTATATAATGAGGCGAGTGTTTTGAAGTAATGTTTCGGAAATACGATGTTGTATTCAAACCAGAATTCAAACATATCACCGAGAATAAAGAGACTGGAAATCTTTGATTCGAATTCACGCAAAAACGCAAGGAGCATCTTCGCCCGATAGCTGTTGTCGGTTCTGATGTGGGCGTCGCTGATAAAGATATGCATCAGAAATTATACAAATTTGTAAAAGATAGTCAATAAACAGATTGACAATCAACTTAATTGAATATATAATGATAATAATTAAACCCTTTAGATATGACAGATACTCTAAAGAGTTGAGAGAGAGGTTATTATGACGATTATCTGTTTGATATTTTTCAGCCAGTATTTCGGTCAAAATAAAATACAATATGAAGATTATCATTTCAAGGTTTTAAGTACCGAGCACTTCAATATCTATTTTCATGAAGGCGGTGAAGACCTTGCTGATTTCGCCGAAGAGATTCTTGAGGACGGCTATGAAATGCTGGGCGAAGATCTCGGTATTGATGTGGACTTTACAATACCCGTAATCATATATAACTCACCCAATGATTTCGCCCAGACAAATGTTACACTCCAGTTGATTGAGGAATCAGTGGGTGGATTTACTGAAATCATGAAGAACCGAATGGTCGTTCCTTTCAACGGTGACTATGAAGAATTCAGACACGTCCTTGTCCATGAGCTCACCCATGTTTTCCAGTTTGTTATTTTCTTCCCCTCCAAGATGGAGGCGTTGTTCGCCGGCGATATCTTTTATTCAATTCCTTTGTGGGTGATGGAAGGGCATGCGGAGTTTGAATCTTTGAACTGGGACCTGGCGACGGATATCTTTATGCGCGACCTTGTGATGTACAATAATATCGTTCCCCTTTCATCCCTGGCGAACTACGGAGGTTTTATTGTTTACAAAGAAGGGCAGGCGTTCTATAAATATGTGGAGGAGACATACGGCAGACAGAAGGTGGGTGAGTTTTTGCATCTTCTTAAAGCAAAGAAGAGCCTTGAGGCGGCATTTATTACATTATTCGGTGTGACGATCGACGACTTCAACACCAGGTTCATCCGTTACTACCAGATGAAATATTGGCCCAAGATTGAACTGCAGGATAACTTTGACAGATTCGCACGGGTCATCTATGACCATAAAAAGACACGGTCGGTCTATAACACCTCCACAGCACTCTCTTCCCGGGGTGACAAGGTCGCCTTTATCAGTGACCAATCGGGTGTTGCGGAAGTCATTATAATATCAAGTATCGACGGCAAGGTCATCAAGAAGCTGGTGAAGTCTCAGTACTCTTCAGGGTATGAAGGCCTTCATCTGTATCAGGGAGGGCTTGCCTGGTCTCCTGATGACAGGTATATAACATTTGCGGCGCGCTCAAAGGGTGAGGATGTGCTCTATATAATGGACGCCCAGAGTGGAAGAGTGTATAAAAGAATCGAACTCCATCTGGACGGAGTCTATTCACCGAAATTCTCACCCGACGGTACCAAAATTATCTTTTCCGGACTTAAAGACGGTTATTCTGATATTTATCTTCTTGATATCGCTTCTGAATATGTCGAGAAGATAACGGATGATATATATGCCGATCGTTATCCTGTTTTCAGCCCTGACGGAGCAATCGCATTCGTGTCAGACCGGCCTGACAGCACTGAAGACTACCGTTATGGAAACTACGGGATTTTCTTGATCTCCGATGATTTCACCGGCCGTTTGACCCCGCGCTGTACCTATATGGCGTCACCGTTCTTTAATCCCGACGGCGGCATATTCTTTGTTGCCGGGTATGATACTGCATTCAATCTTTATTGGTGTTCCTGCGACAGTTCCCAGCAAGTGAAGAGGACCGACATCCTTACCGGCATCTATTATCCTTCGATCTCTGCCAGGGGAGACAAGATTGCTTTTTCCTCTTTTAAAGATTATGGTTATGATATCTGTGTGGTGAAGAATCCTCTGGAAAAGATGGAAGACGGGGAATTGAAAGAGGTTGAGCTAAAACAACTGGTTTATGAAGAGACTGAACTGGAGAAGAGTCGGGTTAAGAAATATCGACCCAGGTTCACGTTTGACTACTTCATCGCCAGTGCTTCCTACTATTCAGTGCTGGGATTCTCAGGGCTCGGCCAGGTCGGCATAAGTGATATTCTGGGTAACCACCATATCCAGATTGCAGCGGATTTTTACGGGAATTTAATAAGCTCTGATATATTCCTCAATTACTGGTATCTTGCCAAAAGGCCTGATTTCGGAGTAACCGTATTCCAATACCTCGATTATTTCCGTGAAGGCAACGATCTTTTAATCTGGCGTCATCTCGGCGGCGGCGCTCTTGTTCAATACCCATTCGACCGTTTCTTCAGGGTTGAAATAGGAGGATATGCCTACAAGGTTTATGAAACAAGATGGTATGATTTTTTCCCGGTTTATTATTCCGATGCTTATCGCGAAGACGATTACAACTTTGTTTATCCTAATCTTGCTTTTGTCTTTGATAATACCCGATGGGGGAATATCGGCCCGATTAACGGTCGGAGAGTCAGGCTGGAGGGTTATGCTACGGTTTTCAGCGATTTTGAATTGAGGAGCGCCATCCTGGATTACCGTCGATATTTCCGTCTGTCTCCACGGGCGAGCTTTGCCGCAAGGTTGGTGGCGGCGGGAAGTTTCGGACCGGACCTGGACCGCTGGTCGATCGGCGGCGCCTATACGTTGCGTGGTTTTGATGATTATGCCTTCAGCGGTTCAAAATTGGGTTTTTTGAATTTTGAATATCGGTTCCCTTTTATCGACCGATTGAAGATTTCTTTTCCCCTGCCTCTTGAATTCAGGAATATAAGGGGTGTGCTCTTCACCGATTTCGGAGGTGTTTATACGGATTCTTTCCAGGTTTACAGTACAGACGGCGGGTTTCATCTTCAGGATTTGAAGATGGGGGTCGGCGGCGGTTTGAGATTTACTTTTCTTTATATCATCTTCAGACTTGATTGGGCGCGGGCGACGAACATTCAGGAATGGATCGATGAAGACGGCGAGCGTTCCGAGTGGAAGTTTTATTTGACTCTCGGACCTGAGTGGTGAAGATTTTTTCTCGATACAGAGAATAAGAGATAACACCCGGAAATATTTCCATTATGAAGAAAATTCTGTTTTTATTATTATTGATCTGTTTCTGCCGTAGAGAGGAGAAGACCGTTGTCACCTTCTGGCATGTTATGGGCGGACCGCTGGGCAGGACGCTCAATGAGATGATTGATGATTTCAATAAAGCACATCCAGAAGGTGAGGTCAAATCCGTACACATGGGTTCTTATGACGCCCTTGCCCAGAAGCTTATGGGAGCAGTGGCGTCGAACTCGCCGCCGGTTATCGCCCAGATGTATGAATCCTGGACAGATCAGTTCTTTAAAGCCGGCGTCTTATATCCACTGGAAGAATTCATAAAGGACGACGAAGAATTCAACCTGAAGGATTTCTATCCTGTCTTTATCGAAGATAATATTTATGATTCAGTGCTGGTGACACTGCCTTTTAACAAGAGTATCCCGGTATTTTACTACAACAGCGACCTTCTGCATTCACATGATTTCGACAGCTTTCCAGAGGACTGGAGTCGATTTCGCAAACTCTGTGAGGCAATAAGAGAAGAAGATATCTGGCCCACCTCCTGGCCGATTGATGTATGGTATTTTTCCACGATGCTCTATCAGGAAGGGGGGTCTTTATATGATGTAAAGACGAGAACACCGCTGTTCAATTCACCGGAAGGTAGAAGGGTGCTCGAATATATGGTTGAGCTGGTAAAAGACAGTCTCCTTTATCTAAACCCGGGATTTCAACGCCAGACAGAATTTCTTTCAGGTAATGTCGCTGTGATTCCGGCGTCGGTTGTATCCTGGGTGTTTATGAAGGACCAGGTACCTTTTACCATGGGGGTGGCGCCTTTTCCGCGGGGCAAGAAAGATGCTACGGTCATCGCCGGTACGAATATCGGAATGTTCAAAAAAACCACAGCGGCGCAGAAAAAACTTGCGTGGGAGTTCATAAAGTGGTTTTTAACACCGGAAAATCAGATGCGCTGGACCGGGGCGAGTTATTATCTTCCGACCCGTCAGAGTGTCACCCGGCTTGAATCCTGTAAGAAATTTCTTGATGAAAATCCTGGATATGGTAAGATCCTCGAGCAGCTGTACTTTGCCGGGACCGAACCACGGGTGAAAGAATGGTTCACGGGTCGTATCTATCTCAATGAGGCACTTGAAGAAGCCCTCCGCCTGGAGAGAACTCCGCAGCAGGCACTGGATTTCGCCGCCCGTAGATTCCTTGTTGAATTGAAGTAGTATGACTTTCTTGATTTTGCCGGGAATTTTGTTATAATAAAAAATATGATTGTCCTCTTTCTGCTGAGTCAGGTCTGGTCTTCTTATCTCGATTCGACCCTGTCTTTCATCGGCCTGACAAAAGATGATCTCGGGTTCAGAAAAGATTATACGATACGCGATTCTTACCGCTTTGCAGTCGTTGATGAACTGTTGAGCAATCCGTTGAATTCGATAGATTTTATCGGTGAACTGGAAGAGCGTTTCTGGCAATCTTCTGAACCCGAAGTGCTCAAAGAGTTCGTCGAATTATACGGGCTGAATCTGAAGAGCAAGAGGAGTCCATTTTTAAAGACATTGAAAGAATGCAGCCGTTTGCTTGATGAAACATTCCGTGAAACGCCGAAAGCACTGCCAGATGTTTTTCGGGAGCTGACGCTTTTTTCACCTGACCTGACAGAATCAATTGAAGAAGATAAAGAGAATGAGAAGCGGAATGATTCACTGGTCAACTTTCTGAAAATGAACGGTGAAAAGATCGATTACAAAAAACTCTTCACGGCCGCGTGCAAATTGCTTCTGAGTATCCCCTTATATGAATCGTGGCTTTCAGAGATTGAAGACAACCCAGTACGTCTGGAAGGTGTGGAGGGTTCTATTGTATATTACAAAAGATATGAGTTCGGCGAGCTTGTGGTCGGTGATACTGTGGATAACGTATACAAAAAGAATTTTGCGGTCATCATCGACCTGGGCGGAAACGATGTCTATCACCTGGATGGAGGGCACAGCGGAAGAATGAATCTTATTATTGATAAATCCGGTGACGATCTTTATGAAGGCGGTGATTATTCAATAGGCTGCGGCCATTTCGGGATCGGTGTGCTGATTGATGAACAGGGGGACGACTGTTATCGGGCGGATAATTTTTCACTCGGCTGTGGGCTTTTTGGTGTCGGGATTCTGCTGGACAGAAAAGGAGACGACCGCTATAACGGTGATACATTCACCCAGGGGGCAGGTGGTTTCGGCATCGGTATCCTGAAGGATGAGGACGGCAATGACACTTATCAAGGCGCCCTTTATGCCCAGGGGTTCGCCTCGACATACGGTATCGGTGTTATCGGTGATATGGCGGGTAATGACAGATACCTCATTTCAGAAAAGTATATCGATGAAATAAGATACCTTGATCATTACCTTTCTCTTTCTCAGGGATTTTCGATCGGCTTTAGACCCGATCTTTCAGCGGGAATCGGAGCCATCTTTGATAAAGCCGGCAATGATTCTTATATCGGTGATATCTTTGCCCAGGGGTCAAGCTACTGGTACGGCATCGGTGCGATTGTCGACGACGCCGGTAATGACAGTTATCTTGCATATCAATACGCCCAGGGCGCCGGTACACACATAACCATCGGTTTATTGGTGGATAAAAAAGGGAATGATAATTATCTGGCAAAGGGTGTATCCCAGGGATGCGGTCATGATCTTTCCCTGGGATTGTTGTACGATATTGAGGGAGACGATTCTTATCTTGCCTTTGACCTCAGTCAGGGAGCAGGAAATGCCAATGGAATAGGGCTCTTGATTGATGAACTCGGTGACGACACCTATTCTGTGAAACGGAACCGCAATACCCAGGGATACGGGAATTTCCGTCGGGAATACGGCAGCATCGGGGTTTTAATGGATATCAAAGGCAGGGATTCTTATACTGAAGGCGGTGAGAACAGCTCTTTGTGGAAGAGGGGCAGGTATGGAATCAGGATTGATTGGGAATGACGGAGTCGTGAGGTGTTGATGAAGAGTGTTATTTTCCTTCTGTTCCTGGTAAATCAGGGTATTGATTTTGAAGACCTCTACAACAAGGCGACGACACTGCTTGTTCAGTTCGAGGCGGAAAAAGACTCGGCTTTCAATAAACTCGTGGAACTGGGACAGGATTCTTTATACGGCGATACCACGATCGATTTTCTGGTGAGTAAATTCGACACCAAATCCGCAATAGAACGGCACAGGTTGAAAGACATCTTCAAGAAAATCGGAACAAGGGGAATAAAAGGAATCGTCAAAAAGATTGACTATCGAGGGTCAGATGAAGAAGACCGGGCACTTAAACAATCACTATGGGTACTGGGAGAGATCGGCAGTGAGGAGATTGTGGAACCTGTAGCGCGTTTTATAAAGGACAAAGAATGGAAGATAAGATCAGGTGCTTTCACCGCCCTTGGTAAGGCCGAATCAAGAAAAGCGGTTCCTTATATCAAAGAAGGTCTTAATGATTCGATCGCCGTGGTACGGAAATCAGCGTACTATGCCTTGAGCCGTGTGGCAGAGGAAGACGATATACCGTACCTGCTCAGGGGACTGGATGATGAATTTTATGGTGTGCGTTATGCTGCGGTGGCAGGGCTTGTAAAGATCGGTGAACCGGCACTGGAACCGTTGCTTGGTTCAATAGGAGATAATTCACTGAAGGACTTTTTTGTCTTTAAAACGCTGTCGGAAATCGATGGCGGAAAGACAAAACTGGACAGTTATGTAAAAAAAGGTGGTCCGGAAATCAGACTTATAATATATGAAGTATGTGATGATAAAGATAAACTTCTGTTATTTCTGGAGAACGAGAAGCAAGAAATCCTTAAGAATTTCCTTCACAAAAGAATTTCTGAGCTGTAAAATACCACCGGCTGAATTTTAAACATCCCCACTAATCCCATTCTCTCTTTCTTCCAGCACCGCTTCCTTCCATGCACGAAGTGCATCCCTTCCAGCGTAGCTCTCTTCCAGCACCGCTCCCTTTCCCCGTTTCTCCCTTTTCCAACGCTCTCAACGCTCTAAACGCTTTGTCTTCTGTCATTCTGAGGAGCAACGCGACGAAGAATCTCTCTCTCTTCCAGCACCGCTTCCTTCCATGCACGAAGTGCATCCCTTCCAGCGTAGCTCCCTTCCAGCACCGCTCTCCGTTTCCCCCTTTCTCCGTTTCCCCCTTTCTCCATTTCCCCCTTTCCCTTCCGCCCATTCCCCTTGACTTTTCTCCGGACCTGATTAGAATTAACCATGTTAATTGAATATATTGAAGCGGCATTAAAAAAAGCACATTATGAAATAATTAATGACAGAGAGCGTTATTATGGTGAGATCCCCGGATTCAAGGGATTATGGGCTACAGGTAAGACCCTGGAACAATGTCGTAAGAATCTGAGGGAGGTTTTAGAAGGGTGGATTCTGTTGAGTATTCAGAAAAGACTCCCTCTGCCAAAACTTGGTAAACTTGTGGTAAAGCCTTTAGAATGTGTCAAAACTCGTTAATTTAAAATTTAAGAGGCAGCATTGTCGAAATTAACGCCAGTTTCACGGACGGTTTTAATAAAACGATTGCGTAAATTCGGGTTTAAAGGCCCATATCAGGGTGGTAAACACCAATTTATGATTAAAAAAGATATCAGATTGACCTTACCCAATCCCCATCGTAAAGAAATAGGGATTGATTTATTAAATCGGATACTGAAACAGGCCGGGATTCCAAAAAACAAATGGACAAATTTCCAATAACTCCTTTTCTGTCATTCCTTCGTTCCACTCAGGACGACGTCTGAGTCCGCCGCTTTTTTGTCATTCCTTCGATACTCTCAGGACAACGTCTGAGTCCGCCTCTTTTCTGTCATTCTGAGCGAAGCGAAGAATCTTTATCAGTCATTAGTCATTGAGATTCTTCAGTCGTCTGCCTGGGGCAGACTCCTTCAGAATGACAAAAGAGCGGGCGGAGGGATGTTAAAAAAGGGGAGAGGAGTCAGCGCATTTAGACCTTGACACGATTGTAAATTCGGGTAGAATTAGTTTACCAGAGGATATGCGGACAAAGGTACCGAAAAAAGCAGCCTGGGAATATTGTGTTTATCTTGCAGATGATGAATATGGAATTTATAAAAAGGATGGGACAAAAGTGTCAAAACCTTTTGGAATGGCGGTAAGTCGTACCTTTGGTGATAGTGGGGTAGTACAGATAAAAATTTCAAAACAATTATTGAACAATATTGGCGCGGTACGTTATACGATTGCAACATTTGATCCATCACAGCCTTTAAATACGGATAGTTTATTCCAGGGGGGGTCTAGTGCGGCGGATGTGTTTCCTGGAACACCGGCGACTTTTGGCGGTGAGATTAATGGTTATGGAGAAGTGACGTTGTCGGGTAGTACTTTAACTACAGATTACACGATATATTATGTTTATGGTTTTGGTATAAATCCGGTAGCTGAATTTTCGCCAGACGGAAGTATCTTAGCGCATTATATTTACAGTGGTGGTTTACATATTGCCAGGGTTGCAGGTGCCGATACTTTATATTATCATTGTGATGGGTTGGGCAGCGTGCGTGTAATGACGAATGAAAGTGGAACCATTCAGTGGCAGGCGTGGTATTGGCCATTTGGGGAGATGACCAAATCAGGATTTGCTGATAACACACATGGGTTCACCGGAAAGGAATGGGATTCTGAGATGGGATTAAACTACTTCTGTCAGCGGTATTATGATCCCGAGGTGGGGAGGTTTATGCGGCTGGATCCGGAGGACTCACCAGCGTCATCACCCTATACCTATTGTATGAACAATCCCTTGATGTGCGTGGATCCTGAGGGTACAAAATTCAGTTATCTTGAAGAGGAACAACAGAGGTGGGCGATGGAAGATTGGTCGAACTGGAAAAGTAGTGGTGGCGGTGGTTACACCGGCTCAACCCCTGGTTTTGGCAGCTGGCCCGGGTCAATGGAAAGCTGGATGCGGGCACATCCAGCGTTTTATGCCGAAGTTTTGCTCAATGAATTCATCAGTATGATGCGCTTCTTTTTTGCGAAAAATGATTATTTCAGAACAACCACGATTGCCGGCAATGAACAGATTACCACTGAATACTTCTTCAACCCGATAACGATGGGGATAGGAAAAATTACGACGACTGAAGTTTTATCATGGGAACTTGCTGCTGCATTGAAATTAAATGCTGGGATCAGTGATTTTCGACTTCATTTAATAGGTGATGTCAATGATGCAATAGTATGGGCACTAACCAAAACAATTGATTTTATGGCAGAACAAGGAGAGATTACAGGTGATTTCAAAAGTTGGTCAGAGGCTTATTTATATTATACTACCTCTGAGAAAGAGTATATCTATTGGCATTTAGAACCAGGAAGTAAAGAGTGGTTGGAAATAATTCAACCTCCGAATTGCCCTTTCTATCGCTTAAGCTGGGCAGTCTACTTATTATGGAATTGGCATCGAATAAAGAAATGAATCTTCTGTGGTTACATGAAGATAAATAATGAATTCAATACTTTAATCTATGAATGGAAGAGCATATGATAACGGGATGATTTTTTATTCATTGTTCGCTGTTTTGTTGATTTTAGATGTAATTCTCATATCTGAAATGGCAATGGAAATAAAAATAGTAGGAATTCAAAGTACATTTAAATATTTATATTTTATACTTTTAGGTTTAGCGTGTGCGATAGGTGTTAAGTTTAATCACGAATTAGAACTTTATCAAAATTCACTAAATGATTTACATAAAAAGCAAAAAATTATAGATAACAAGAAAAAAAATAGGTTTGTTAAATTTTCACTATTTTTGGTGATAATTGTGATAGTGACTATTGTATTAAAGGTGATACAGTTTATGTTTTCCTCTTCAAGTTCGGATATATTTTTGTTTAATTATTTAGGAAAATTTTATTTTTGGATGCACGAAATTGGGGGACTTATGTTACCTTATGCTTTGTTAATTTCGGTGTTATGGATAGGAATTTATAGAAGAGAGCGGCGGATTCAGACGACTATTGATATTTTATTAAAAGTTAAGAGAAACTGTCGTTAAGTTTCTATTCTACATTTTTTCCGAATGGAAATAGGTTTTCCTTCCTCTGTAGGGATTAAAATAGGAATACACAGTGCACATCATAAGTTTGAGGATCTTGGTTTACGCAGTCATATCCAGATAATACTCTGGGAAAAGGGTGTTTCCTCTTCTCACTGGATAAGACGTTTCCCTATTCCCTGGTGGTAATTATATGAAGGTAATAATAGATTCCGTGGAAAAGTTAAATTGTGTTGCTCGTTATATTCATGACGCTATGTTTGAGATAGATAAAGTTATATTTAAAGAACAAAATAAATTTTTTGGTTTAGAGGTAATACGTGTATTATATGAAGAAGCCGTAGTGCGTAAAAAAACATTTCTTTACAAAATTATGTCGGCGCCGAAACTTAGATCTTCACTTAGCTTCAAATGTGTTAATAAGATGAAGTTAAATTCTACCGAACCAACTGACTTTATAAATAAAATCAAATACGATTCAAGGAATCAACAGATTAAATTTAGTTGCGTTAAAGGAACGAAAATTTGTTTGGATGTAGAAAGAATGGAAGGAAAATTTGATGATATTGAAAAAATTTCTGAGGGACGGCATAAATTTACCGTCCTTTTTTGGGGTCTGGAAATTGAAAATTGGTGAATTAGAAATAACTGCGATTAAAACTACCGGTGTCTTATGATCAAATCGCTACATTCTAAAAGAATCACATT
It encodes:
- the arcC gene encoding carbamate kinase yields the protein MKKAVIALGGNAIAATGKEDIHEQFANTRKSLAGIVELIEEGYNLAITHGNGPQVGNALLRVERTAQDIPGLPLGVIVADTEGGMGYMIEQCLQNRLHLLNIKRDVVTIVTQVIVDHDDPSIKAPTKFIGPFYTRKQAENLAINFNWIIKEDSGRGYRRVVPSPKPIRIVNRRIIRQLVDQGVIVIAAGGGGIPVYVEIDGTYEGIDAVIDKDRASAVLARDIKAQTLVILTNVEYVYLNYNKPSQKKLSYISIAEVKKYLAEGHFAPGSMQPKIEAAINFLENGGREVIITSLDRAKQAITGEAGTKIVK
- a CDS encoding UDP-2,3-diacylglucosamine diphosphatase, with protein sequence MHIFISDAHIRTDNSYRAKMLLAFLREFESKISSLFILGDMFEFWFEYNIVFPKHYFKTLASLYNLIQNKKPVHYILGNHEVTIGNFFKNFGFIIHKNSALLDIDGKKVFLCHGHRLDRRIWTVLWEHILNSRINHKLYTLLHPDIGVFLAQGIAYLSRKQRRSPNAARLLENYARTQLQNCDIVFLGHSHIPVFKKFPHNKYYVNTGDWIDHFSYGVIDRGKVSLEYYKHRV
- a CDS encoding ABC transporter substrate-binding protein; translation: MKKILFLLLLICFCRREEKTVVTFWHVMGGPLGRTLNEMIDDFNKAHPEGEVKSVHMGSYDALAQKLMGAVASNSPPVIAQMYESWTDQFFKAGVLYPLEEFIKDDEEFNLKDFYPVFIEDNIYDSVLVTLPFNKSIPVFYYNSDLLHSHDFDSFPEDWSRFRKLCEAIREEDIWPTSWPIDVWYFSTMLYQEGGSLYDVKTRTPLFNSPEGRRVLEYMVELVKDSLLYLNPGFQRQTEFLSGNVAVIPASVVSWVFMKDQVPFTMGVAPFPRGKKDATVIAGTNIGMFKKTTAAQKKLAWEFIKWFLTPENQMRWTGASYYLPTRQSVTRLESCKKFLDENPGYGKILEQLYFAGTEPRVKEWFTGRIYLNEALEEALRLERTPQQALDFAARRFLVELK
- a CDS encoding HEAT repeat domain-containing protein, with protein sequence MKSVIFLLFLVNQGIDFEDLYNKATTLLVQFEAEKDSAFNKLVELGQDSLYGDTTIDFLVSKFDTKSAIERHRLKDIFKKIGTRGIKGIVKKIDYRGSDEEDRALKQSLWVLGEIGSEEIVEPVARFIKDKEWKIRSGAFTALGKAESRKAVPYIKEGLNDSIAVVRKSAYYALSRVAEEDDIPYLLRGLDDEFYGVRYAAVAGLVKIGEPALEPLLGSIGDNSLKDFFVFKTLSEIDGGKTKLDSYVKKGGPEIRLIIYEVCDDKDKLLLFLENEKQEILKNFLHKRISEL
- a CDS encoding type II toxin-antitoxin system HicB family antitoxin, whose translation is MLIEYIEAALKKAHYEIINDRERYYGEIPGFKGLWATGKTLEQCRKNLREVLEGWILLSIQKRLPLPKLGKLVVKPLECVKTR
- a CDS encoding type II toxin-antitoxin system HicA family toxin → MSKLTPVSRTVLIKRLRKFGFKGPYQGGKHQFMIKKDIRLTLPNPHRKEIGIDLLNRILKQAGIPKNKWTNFQ
- a CDS encoding DUF2948 family protein, with the translated sequence MKVIIDSVEKLNCVARYIHDAMFEIDKVIFKEQNKFFGLEVIRVLYEEAVVRKKTFLYKIMSAPKLRSSLSFKCVNKMKLNSTEPTDFINKIKYDSRNQQIKFSCVKGTKICLDVERMEGKFDDIEKISEGRHKFTVLFWGLEIENW